GACATTGCCTTAACCTATATTTATGGCATTGGACAATCTACAGCTCTCAAAATTTTAGATGCAACCGGTATAGATTGGACAAAAAAAACTGATGATTTAACACCTGATGATGTTAATCGTATCAGGAACGAGATTGAAAACAACTACAAGGTTGAAGGTGATTTGCGACGAGAAGTAGCTGCAAACATTAAAAGGCTAATGGATATTGGTTGTTATAGAGGACTAAGACATAGAAGGGGTTTGCCTGTAAGAGGACAAAGAACTCATACAAATGCACGGACTAGAAAAGGTCCAAGAAGGTCCATTATTAAAAAGAAAAAATAAATAGTTTTGGAGAAATGTGATGGCTAAACCAAAGAAAAGCGGAAAGAAAAAAGAGAAAAAAAATATCCCAAATGGCATAGTCCATATTAATGCTACCTTTAATAATACTATAGTAACCTTTACAGATATGAACGGTAATGTTGTAAGTTGGGCTAGTGCAGGGATGGCTGGATTTAAGGGATCAAGAAAGAGTACTCCCTTTGCCGCTCAAAAAGCTGCTGAGACTGCAGCAAGAATGGCCCAAGAAAATGGCATGCGTACAGTGGGAATTTTAGTCAAAGGACCAGGTTCAGGACGAGAATCTGCCATGAGGGCTATTAACGCCGCTGGTTTTAAGGTCACCTTTATCCGTGATGTTACCCCGATACCACATAATGGATGTCGTCCACCAAAAAGGCGAAGAGTGTAAAGGAGGATAAAAATTGGCTAGATATACTGAAGCAAAATGTAGATTATGCAAAAGAGAAGGTACTAAATTATTTTTAAAGGGTGACCGCTGCTATACCGACAAGTGTGCATATGAAAGAAGGGCTTATCCTCCCGGGATGCATGGTAGGATTCGCAAAAAGCCTAGTGATTATGCTATCCAGTTACGCGAAAAGCAAAAAGTAAGAAGAATGTATGGTTTATTAGAAGGCCAGTTTAGAAAATACTTTAAAATTGCTGATTCAAAGAAAGGTGTAACAGGAGCTAATCTCCTTATTCTTCTGGAAAGACGATTAGATAATGTTATATATCGGATGGGATTTGCAAACTCCCGAAATCAAGCCAGGCAACTAGTACGACATGGTCACTTTATTTTAAATGGTCGGCGTGTAAATATCCCATCAATTCTTGTTCGTGAAGGTGATGTAATTGAAGTACGTGAAAAAAGTAAAAAAATTCCAGTAATACAGGAAGCTCAAGAAGTAATTGCCAGAAGAGGTCTTCCAGGATGGATTGAGGTTGATGAGAAGGCTTTCAAGGGAACTATTAAGTCCCTGCCGACTAGAGAAGACATTACCTTTCCAATTAATGAGCAACTAATTGTTGAGTTATACTCCAAGTAAGTAGGTGAAATGATGATTATTCAAAGCAGTGACAAGCTCATTAATACAAGAAATTGGTCTGAACTTGTAAAGCCAGATCAGCTTGTCCGCGATGCAAAGTCAAATGACTCTTATGGTAAGTTTATATGTGAACCTCTTGAAAGAGGTTTTGGTACAACTATAGGCAATGCTTTGCGTCGTGTACTACTTTCATCCTTGCAGGGAGCTGCTATTGTAGCCATAAAAATTCAAGGCATTCAACACGAGTTTACAACAATACCTGGAGTAATTGAAGATGTTACTGATATCGTGCTTAATTTAAAACAAGTACGATTTGCCATGACAACTGATGAGCCACAAAAGTTGCGGTTGATAGCTAATGAAAAAGGCGAAGTTAAGGCTTCTGCGATACAAGAAAATCAAAATGTAAAAGTATTAAATCCTGATCTACACATAGCTACTTTGACAGATGATATTGATTTTGTAATTGATATGGAAGTTAGAATGGGTAAAGGTTATGTTCCAGCTGAAATGCATGAAGGTTTGGATGATCAGATTGGTGTAATCCCAATGGATGCTACTTTTTCACCCATTAAAAAGGTAGCTTATAGCATAGAGCAGGCTCGTGTCGGCCAGATGACCAACTATGACAAGCTGATTCTGGAGATTTGGACAGATGGTTCCGTGATACCAGAGGATGCACTTGCTTACAGTGCTAAAATCTTAAAAGATCAATTATCAGTTTTTATCAATTTTGATGAGTCTGTGACAGATGTTCATACTTCAACCTCTAAACAAGATGAAGAATTGAATCCGAATCTTTTTAAGACAATTGATGACTTAGAGCTTCCTATGCGGGCAAGCAATTGTCTGAAAGGAGCAGGAATCAACTTGGTTGGAGAATTAGTCCAAAAAACAGAATCAGAGTTACTCAAGATGAAAAATTTTGGTCGGAAGTCTCTTGATGATATCTGGCGAGTATTAAATAGTTTAGGCTTGGAATTTGGTATGAAGCTAGAAAATTTTGAAGAAAAATATCAAGAATGGAAAAAGAGGAAGGAAGAAGATGAGGCATAGAAAATCAGGCAGAAAATTGAACCGTACATGGGAGCATAGAAAGGCCATGCTTCGTAATATGGCAAGGTCTTTGATTACTCATGAAAGGATTAAAACAACGGTTCCCAAAGCCAAAGAACTTAGCAAACTTGCAGATCGCTTGGTTACTTTGGCTTTAAGAGGTGATTTGCATGCCAGACGTCAAGCGTATAAAATTTTAGAAAATCACCAACTTGTTAAAAAGCTCTTTGATGAGATTGGTCCACGATTTCAAGAAGTTAAAGGTGGTTTCACCAGAGTAGTAAAATTTGCTCAACCTAGAATAGGGGATGCAGCTCCTATGGCCGTCATTGAGTTTAGCCGGACTGTTGAAACAGTAACTGAAGAGAAGTCTTCAGAAGAAAATAATGCATCGGAAAAGATTGAAGAAAATGTATAATTAGAGAGAGGCCTACAGGCCTCTCTTTTTTTGTTCTGTACTATAGATATAGCTTATTCCAAAGATTAGCAAATGTAATACGCCTCTCTTCAAACATAATCTTTATAATTTAATTTATCTCTTAGGGAATTAGTGACTATGGATTTTAGAAGACTTAAGGCTTTTTGCAAAGTTTTCGAACACCAGAGTTTTTCTCGTGCTGGTCATGATTTATATTTGTCTCAGCCAACGATAAGCGCGCATATCGCTGCTTTAGAAACCGAATTAGGGGTGAATCTATTTGATCGTACTGCGCGTAGTGTTATCCCTACTGCTGCGGCACAACTTTTATATTCTAGAGCCCAGGAGATTTTTCAGCTATTGGCCAGGACCAAACAGGAAATCAATGAACTGAAAGACAATGTCGCGGGAGAAATAATTGTGGGCGGAAGCACTATTCCGGCAAATTACTTGTGGCCAAAAATTTTAGCCAACTTCCTGGAAAAATTTCCACGTGTTTGTGTTGATCTCCGTGTTGAAGATTCTAATAATGTATGTTCGATGGTTTTGAATGGCAAATTGGATTTCGGTGTTGTTGGTGGTATTTATGAACATCATGATCTTGAACATGAGTTATTGATGAAGGATCATCTGATTTTTGTTGCCCCAATAGCAATGAAAAGTAAACTTCCCCCCAGGATAGTACCTGATAGTTTAAAAGACATCCCGTGGATTATGCGCGAAAAAGGTTCCGGTACCAGGCAGGCCATGGAAAAAGCATTAACTAAATCTAATATAGATATTAGAGACTTAAATATCGTAGCCATGGTTCAGAGTACCGAGGCCCTAATTCGTTGTTTACTTGCAGGGATTGGGATTGGTGTAACGTCCAAGCTGGCTGTTCAGGAATATATCCAAAGCCAGAAAATGTTTGAGGTCAATGTTGAGGGTATAAACTTGGAAAGAAATTTTTACATTATCAACCACAAGAGGCGCAGCTTGTTTCCAGCGGCTTTAAAACTGATTAACTATACCAAAAAGCATGCTAAAGAACTTATCTTTGCTTAAGTCTAGTAAGGAAGGCAAATCATGAGTAAAAAGATTCCATTAGTACAGACAGTCAAGGCTGCGGGTTGAGCTGCCAAAATCCCTCCAGGGGACCTGGAGGAAATATTGCAAGAGTTGAATTTAGACCAGCACCATCCACGTCTTATTCTTGGGCCGGAAGATTGTGAAGACGCATCCATTATAAGTTTTCCCGAAAAAAAGGCTCTAATTCAGACTGTGGATTTTTTTACACCAATAGTCAATGATCCCTATAAATTTGGCGAAATTGCAGCGGCCAATGCTTTGTCTGATGTATATGCCATGGGTGGAAGCCCTTTGGCGGCCATGAATATCGTCCTTTTTCCCGTAAAAAAAATGGACAAACAAATATTAGCAAAAATATTGCAAGGTGGCTTAAACAAAATTAAGGAAGCCGGGGCGATCATGGCTGGAGGACATAGTGTTGAAGATGATGAGATCAAATATGGCCTGGCTGTATCCGGAGTCGTTGATCCAGACAGATTTGCAACCAACAAAGGTTTAACCATTGGAGACCAGCTTATTTTGACAAAACCCTTGGGGACTGGTGTCCTGGCTACGGCGCTTAAGGCCGAGTTTGGAGATATAAAGAAAATAGAAAATGATTTATATACTTGGGCCGCCCGTTTGAATAAGTTTGCTGGTCAAGCCATAGAAAAGTTCCGGATTAAAGGAGCTACCGACATAACTGGTTTTGGACTGGGCGGACATGTTCTTGAGATGGCCAGGGCCTCCAAAGTGGTGGTGGAAATTTATTCTTCAAAAGTGCCTGTTTTAGATTCAGCCAAAGAATTGGCTGCAGTGGGCATGATCCCTGCCGGAAGTTATGCCAATAAACATTTTTGTGACTGCTCGGTGAGTATTGAAGACGGAGTTGAACCACTGCTTATTGATCTTATTTTTGATGCCCAAACTTCAGGAGGACTTGTTCTGGCTGTCGCCAAGGAAAAGGTTGATGAAGTTAGTGAGTTTTTAATGGCTAAAGGTGATTTGGCTGAGCACATTGGACAGGTGGTTGCAAGTGATGCTCAGGGTGGCTTAATTTTGAGACCGTAATTCGCTATTTATGGTTCAATATGATTAACTTAAGTGGGGATAGTCCTTCCCTGACCTCAACTTCCAGACCCTGTTTTTTCTAAGCCCCATTTTATGGCGGATAATTGTTCCCTCCCCGCTCTATGTAAGAAGCAATTAAGCAGTTTTAAGCTAGTGGCAGTATGCCGTGAGTTGTCATACATTTGAACTTGTAGTTTCGAGTTGCTGGTGTGAGAAAAATTAGTATTTATTTGGAATCTTCTCTGGAAACACAAGAGCTTCACTTTGATTCCAGAAAAACTTACGCTCAGAACCTGTTTACTTATGGTCTGATTAGAGAACGTCCTTTATGTTCCGGTTTAGGTCTTTGTGGTCAATGTAAAATTAAGTTCGTATCAAACTCCCCAAAGCCAAAGCCTAAAGATTTGCAGATTCTTTCTCCTCGGGAGCTTGAACTGGGGTATCGACTGGCTTGTATTCATTTCCCTGAGTCTAATCAAAAAATAGAAATCCCTTCAACAAAAGGTTACTTTAATTTTTCAAAAAAAAGTCAAAGTCCTGCCGTATGTCTAGGCATTGATCTTGGCACAACAACTATTAAGTGGGCCCTTATTCATGCAGATAAGGAGGTGAGTAAAGGGCAGTGCCTGAATCCCCAAATGGGAGCAGGTGCAGAAG
The Desulfovulcanus ferrireducens genome window above contains:
- the rpsK gene encoding 30S ribosomal protein S11, which encodes MAKPKKSGKKKEKKNIPNGIVHINATFNNTIVTFTDMNGNVVSWASAGMAGFKGSRKSTPFAAQKAAETAARMAQENGMRTVGILVKGPGSGRESAMRAINAAGFKVTFIRDVTPIPHNGCRPPKRRRV
- a CDS encoding selenium metabolism-associated LysR family transcriptional regulator: MDFRRLKAFCKVFEHQSFSRAGHDLYLSQPTISAHIAALETELGVNLFDRTARSVIPTAAAQLLYSRAQEIFQLLARTKQEINELKDNVAGEIIVGGSTIPANYLWPKILANFLEKFPRVCVDLRVEDSNNVCSMVLNGKLDFGVVGGIYEHHDLEHELLMKDHLIFVAPIAMKSKLPPRIVPDSLKDIPWIMREKGSGTRQAMEKALTKSNIDIRDLNIVAMVQSTEALIRCLLAGIGIGVTSKLAVQEYIQSQKMFEVNVEGINLERNFYIINHKRRSLFPAALKLINYTKKHAKELIFA
- the selD gene encoding selenide, water dikinase SelD, which translates into the protein MSKKIPLVQTVKAAGUAAKIPPGDLEEILQELNLDQHHPRLILGPEDCEDASIISFPEKKALIQTVDFFTPIVNDPYKFGEIAAANALSDVYAMGGSPLAAMNIVLFPVKKMDKQILAKILQGGLNKIKEAGAIMAGGHSVEDDEIKYGLAVSGVVDPDRFATNKGLTIGDQLILTKPLGTGVLATALKAEFGDIKKIENDLYTWAARLNKFAGQAIEKFRIKGATDITGFGLGGHVLEMARASKVVVEIYSSKVPVLDSAKELAAVGMIPAGSYANKHFCDCSVSIEDGVEPLLIDLIFDAQTSGGLVLAVAKEKVDEVSEFLMAKGDLAEHIGQVVASDAQGGLILRP
- the rpsD gene encoding 30S ribosomal protein S4, with product MARYTEAKCRLCKREGTKLFLKGDRCYTDKCAYERRAYPPGMHGRIRKKPSDYAIQLREKQKVRRMYGLLEGQFRKYFKIADSKKGVTGANLLILLERRLDNVIYRMGFANSRNQARQLVRHGHFILNGRRVNIPSILVREGDVIEVREKSKKIPVIQEAQEVIARRGLPGWIEVDEKAFKGTIKSLPTREDITFPINEQLIVELYSK
- a CDS encoding DNA-directed RNA polymerase subunit alpha, translating into MIIQSSDKLINTRNWSELVKPDQLVRDAKSNDSYGKFICEPLERGFGTTIGNALRRVLLSSLQGAAIVAIKIQGIQHEFTTIPGVIEDVTDIVLNLKQVRFAMTTDEPQKLRLIANEKGEVKASAIQENQNVKVLNPDLHIATLTDDIDFVIDMEVRMGKGYVPAEMHEGLDDQIGVIPMDATFSPIKKVAYSIEQARVGQMTNYDKLILEIWTDGSVIPEDALAYSAKILKDQLSVFINFDESVTDVHTSTSKQDEELNPNLFKTIDDLELPMRASNCLKGAGINLVGELVQKTESELLKMKNFGRKSLDDIWRVLNSLGLEFGMKLENFEEKYQEWKKRKEEDEA
- the rpsM gene encoding 30S ribosomal protein S13 — its product is MARIAGVELPKNKRLDIALTYIYGIGQSTALKILDATGIDWTKKTDDLTPDDVNRIRNEIENNYKVEGDLRREVAANIKRLMDIGCYRGLRHRRGLPVRGQRTHTNARTRKGPRRSIIKKKK
- the rplQ gene encoding 50S ribosomal protein L17 codes for the protein MRHRKSGRKLNRTWEHRKAMLRNMARSLITHERIKTTVPKAKELSKLADRLVTLALRGDLHARRQAYKILENHQLVKKLFDEIGPRFQEVKGGFTRVVKFAQPRIGDAAPMAVIEFSRTVETVTEEKSSEENNASEKIEENV